A single genomic interval of Agromyces cerinus harbors:
- a CDS encoding response regulator, translating to MSGIRVALVDDQALFRAGVRMLIESQPDLEVVGEASDGGAAVELARRERPDVVLMDVRMPVQDGIAATEQIVAAADRDGVAPPRIVVLTTFDLDENAARAIRAGASGFVLKDADPEFLLAAIRTVHQGNQVIAAAATRALFAHVGRGSGRRPAPAAWSELTPREREIFALAARGLSNGEIAASEFLSEATVKTHVSRILAKLGLRDRVQLVVFAYEHELPTAP from the coding sequence ATGAGCGGCATCCGCGTCGCGCTCGTCGATGACCAGGCGCTGTTCCGAGCCGGTGTGCGCATGCTCATCGAGTCGCAGCCCGACCTCGAGGTCGTGGGCGAGGCGAGCGATGGCGGCGCCGCCGTCGAGCTCGCGCGCCGTGAACGACCCGATGTGGTGCTCATGGACGTGCGGATGCCCGTGCAGGACGGCATCGCGGCGACCGAGCAGATCGTCGCCGCCGCCGATCGTGACGGAGTGGCTCCGCCACGCATCGTCGTGCTCACGACCTTCGACCTCGACGAGAACGCGGCGAGGGCCATTCGCGCCGGTGCGAGCGGCTTCGTGCTGAAGGATGCGGACCCCGAGTTCCTGCTCGCGGCGATCCGCACGGTGCACCAGGGCAACCAGGTGATCGCTGCGGCCGCGACGCGCGCGCTCTTCGCCCACGTGGGCCGGGGGAGCGGCCGGCGGCCGGCGCCCGCCGCCTGGTCGGAGCTGACGCCTCGCGAACGCGAGATCTTCGCACTCGCGGCCCGGGGGCTCAGCAACGGCGAGATCGCGGCATCCGAGTTCCTGTCGGAGGCGACGGTCAAGACCCACGTGAGCCGCATCCTCGCCAAGCTCGGGTTGCGCGACCGTGTGCAGCTCGTGGTGTTCGCCTACGAGCACGAGCTGCCGACGGCGCCCTGA